The DNA sequence GCCTTCGATCACATAGGCGGCAGCGGTTTCTGCTGCCGCGTCTCCGAAGAACGACCCGATGGCTTCGTTGTAGGTTGATGTTCCAACGGGGTTGTTGTTCGAATCGACCAGTTGGGCTGTTCCGGTATAATCCGAACCGGTGATGTTTGCGTTGATGTTGAGGCCGGTCACGTTGGGGTTGAGCATCAGCATATTGCTGTCTTTGTAAGCGGCGAGTTGGCCGTTCTTAATGCCACCCTTGACCGTTCCAGCTCCGAAATCCGCAGTCAGTTCAACCTCGCCGCCGTTGAGCCCCATGTTCTGCATGTTTCCGTTGTCATCATAAACCGAGGTTCCACCCTCGTGGAAACCGCGATATGTGGCCTGTCCGGACATGGGCATGTTGGTGGTGTTGTTGCCGATGAAGCCGACCGCTTGAACAGAGGTTGCGGCACCATCAGCGCCCTCCTGGTAACGAATGGTCGTGCCATGCTTGAGAACAATCTGCTCAACAAATTTGCCGTTTGAATCGTGGCGGTTGTAGACACCGACCGAGGACAGGTTTGCATGCTCGTTCGAGACCTGTGCGTCACCGAAGTTGCCGCCGTCGAAGTAGATACTGCCTTTGGCGTCCGTCATCCCGACAAGCGTGGTTCCGTTTTCCAGCTGGTCTGTGGAGGTGGCCGTGATCAGGGCCGGGTTGTTGCCCTGATTGGTGTTTGGATCGGGATCGACGTCCGCAGCCCCATCAATGGTAATCCCGCCCGGCGCAGATTTTTCGAGAATCCTGGCTTGCGTGATCTGGTGTTGGGACTGCGGCAGATTTGTATAGGAGCTGACTGAAGAAGTGTTTGTCGCATTCACCCGATAGGCCAGCGCCTTGCCGGATGCCTTGATCGGCAGCGAGCCTCCGGCAGCAGGACCCGCCAATGTGCCACCCGAGGGTGAACACGCACTGACTACGGGAAGAATTGCGAGCACCACTGCGCCGGAAATTAAAGCTGATTTGTTCATGATCCATCCCTCGCCCGCATACACTTACGAAACACTGCCCGCATTCAGGGCCAGCCCGCCGAATCCGGGGCGGGATCACGGCAGGCCATCGATACTCAAACCTCGACGATGCGAATGGTTTGGACTGCACACGAGGAAACCTCCGCGTGTGCCGTTGCATTGAAGTATCGATGGAAATGCAGGACTCTCAATCACCCGATCGGGTGAAAACACTGTTTTGCGATTTAATGATTTGCTCATTGGCGCGGGGCACGTGATGACCTATATACAGCTTGCGATCTGCGCCCCTCGACAGGATACACGAACCCTGGGGCCTTAATTGATCCAAAGGGTGCTGTCCCTGACCGGACTCGTGGGTC is a window from the Hoeflea sp. IMCC20628 genome containing:
- a CDS encoding transferrin-binding protein-like solute binding protein; amino-acid sequence: MNKSALISGAVVLAILPVVSACSPSGGTLAGPAAGGSLPIKASGKALAYRVNATNTSSVSSYTNLPQSQHQITQARILEKSAPGGITIDGAADVDPDPNTNQGNNPALITATSTDQLENGTTLVGMTDAKGSIYFDGGNFGDAQVSNEHANLSSVGVYNRHDSNGKFVEQIVLKHGTTIRYQEGADGAATSVQAVGFIGNNTTNMPMSGQATYRGFHEGGTSVYDDNGNMQNMGLNGGEVELTADFGAGTVKGGIKNGQLAAYKDSNMLMLNPNVTGLNINANITGSDYTGTAQLVDSNNNPVGTSTYNEAIGSFFGDAAAETAAAYVIEGNAEIDGQNRDYLMTGTFGAVKN